The Natronomonas salsuginis genomic sequence TGTTCGGCGATCAACACGTCGTTTTCGAGCAGCGTCCGGTGGACCGGATACTCCGTCCACCCCTCCTCGCGGAACGGGCTCGCGAGGTCGGGCGTGATCGTGTCGAGACCCATCAACTCGACGTCGCGCTCGACGAGGTACTCCGCGACCTCCGTCGACAGCCACGGGTGCGGGTCGTAGTCGTCGTCGCCGTACTTGTGACACCAGCCGGTGTAAACGAGCACGATGTCGCCGTCCTCGACGTCGCCGGGTGCGTCCTCAAACTGCTCCAGCGTGATCTCGGTCGGCTCCTCGCGGGAGACGTCGACGACGACGCCCTCGCCGGCGAACGTCTCCAGCGGCAGCTCGTCGATCGTTTTCCCGCCGGGGACGAAATGCTTCGGCGCGTCGATGTGCGTCCCGACGTGGGTGACCGCGGTGAACTGCGTGACGTTGAACGTGTCCTCTTCGACGCAGCTGAGCGTCTCGAACGCCGGCGACGGATGGACGACCGAGTGGGGCATCCCCTCGTAGAAGTCCTGTGAGAGATCGTACCACTGTGGCATACCCTAAGCACGTTCTGGACGGGAAATAAACCTTCCTCCGGCGCGGTCGCTCGTGCGGCCAAAGAGGTATTAGGTGTGGCGGCGAGACGACGATATGGCGACGGTACTATCCGAAGACTGGTTACGGGACGCGGCACCGCGAGTCAACGACGACGACGGGTTCGGTCGCGTCTCGGAGGCGTTCGAGGCGACGGTCGTGTTCGGCGTCGACGGCGCGGACACGGCCGCGGCGTTTGCTGACGGTCACGTGACCGTCCTCGGCGATCCGGAGTACGAGACGTGGGACGTCGCGATGCGCGCACCAGAGGAGACGTGGGAGAAGATGCTCGCGGAGACGCCGCCGCCGAGACACCACGACCTGATCGGCGCGTGGCTGCAGGCCGACCTCGTTATCGAGGGCGACCTCCGGCTCGCGATGCGACACCTCCGCCCGCTGAAGCGGCTGGTGGCGGCCTTCCGGGAGGTCGAAACCAGATGAGCGACCACGAGCCGGGCGCGATCCGCGACCACGGCACCGAGGAACCGATCGAGGGCGGGTACGTCTGGATCGACGTGGACGACTGCCCCCACCGGATCTACTACGAGCGGGCGGGATCGGGCGAGCGACCGCTCGTCTGTCTGCACACCGCGGGGGCGGACTCCAGACAGTGGCGGCACGTCCTGAACGATCCCGAGATACTGGATCGGTTCACCGTCTACGCGTTCGATCTCCCGTGGCACGGACGCTCCTTCCCGCCGATGGACGAGCGGACGGACTGGCGCGACGACGCGTACCGGCTGACGACGGAGGCGTACGCTGACCACATCGTCTCCGTCGTGGAGACGCTCGATATCGAGGAGCCGGAACCGGCGGTGCTCGGATGCTCGATGGGCGGGGCGATCGTGCTCGAACTCGCTCACGCGCACGCCAACCGGTTCTGCGGCGTCGTCGGCGTCGAATCGACCGCGTTCGCCCCGAAGCGCGATCTGGGGTATCTGGGCGATCCGTCGATCAACGCCGAGGTGGTCCGCGGCGAGTGGGCCGAGGGGCTGCAGGCCCCGAACAGCCCCGACCGGTTCAAGCGGGAGAGCTGGTGGGTGTACGCCCAAGGCGGCCCGGGCGTCTACACGGGCGATCTGTACTTCTACGCGACCGACTGGGACGGGCGCGAGAAGATCACCGAGATCGACACCGACGCCTGTTCGGTCCACTTACTCACCGGGGAGTACGACTACTCCGCGCTCCCCGAGGACACCCGATCGGTCGCCGAGGAAATCGACGGCGCGACCGTCGAGATCATGGACGGCCTCGGCCACTTCCCGATGGTCGAAAATCCCTCGGCGTTCCGTGAGTACCTGCTGCCCGCGCTCGAATCGGTCGCCGCGGAGTGAGCTGCGGTTATAACCGCCATCGAGCGTTTCGACTCGATATATAAGTGTTTCAGGCCGCTCTGAGCGCCGATGGACGGCGTTCAGTTATAAATGATCGAGCGTCGCTCGCTCGTTTCTCGCGTCGCGTCCGCGCCCCATATATAAACGAGCCACCGTCGAGACCCGATCGACGCGGTTCTCTGAGGCACGTTTATAAATGGGCAGCTCGTTCGCGGAGCCCCGCCGCCGTTTATAACCGACCGAGTATCACTCGTCGCTCCAGAGTTCGCTCACGCCGACCGCCTCGCCGTCCTCCCAGACGTAGAATCCCTCGCCGGACTTCTTGCCGGTCTCGCCGGCGCGGACCTTCTGCTTGAGGATCTGCGGCGGTCGGAACCGGTCGCCGAGTTCCTCGGAGAGGTATTCGAGGATGTCAAGTCGAACGTCCAACCCGACGACGTCGGTGAGCTTCAGCGGCCCCATCGGGTGGTTGTAGCCGATCTCCATCACCGTGTCGATGGCCTCGGGTGAGGCGACGCCCTGTTCGACCATCCGCATCGCCTCGACGCCCAGCGTGACACCGAGTCGCGAGGACGCGAAGCCGGGAAAATCGCGGACGACGGCCGGCTCTTTGTCCATCTCCTCGACCAACGCGATCGCCGTCGCGAGCGTGTCGTCGTCGGTCTGGGCCGCGACGACGACCTCGACGATCGGCATGATGTGGACGGGGTTGAAAAAGTGGATGCCGACGGCGCGCTCGGGGCGATCGAGTACCGACGCGATCTCGGTGACCGAAAGCGACGACGTGTTCGTCGCGATGATCGCGTCGTCGTCGACGATCGCCTCCACGTCGGAGAACGTGTCGCGTTTGAGCTCCATCCGTTCGGGGACGGCCTCGATGACGAGGTCCGCGCCGCCGCAGGCGTCCTCGAGATCCGCCGTTCCGGAGAGTCGGTCGAGCGTCGCCTCCATCGTCTCGCGGTCGACGCCGTGTTCGAGCCCGTCCTCGAGGTTCGCCTCGATCTGTTCGAGCCCGTCCTCGACGAATTCCGATTCGATG encodes the following:
- a CDS encoding alpha/beta fold hydrolase, coding for MSDHEPGAIRDHGTEEPIEGGYVWIDVDDCPHRIYYERAGSGERPLVCLHTAGADSRQWRHVLNDPEILDRFTVYAFDLPWHGRSFPPMDERTDWRDDAYRLTTEAYADHIVSVVETLDIEEPEPAVLGCSMGGAIVLELAHAHANRFCGVVGVESTAFAPKRDLGYLGDPSINAEVVRGEWAEGLQAPNSPDRFKRESWWVYAQGGPGVYTGDLYFYATDWDGREKITEIDTDACSVHLLTGEYDYSALPEDTRSVAEEIDGATVEIMDGLGHFPMVENPSAFREYLLPALESVAAE
- a CDS encoding 3-hydroxyacyl-CoA dehydrogenase family protein codes for the protein MQIAVLGAGTMGHGIAQVSAMAGHEVVLYDIESEFVEDGLEQIEANLEDGLEHGVDRETMEATLDRLSGTADLEDACGGADLVIEAVPERMELKRDTFSDVEAIVDDDAIIATNTSSLSVTEIASVLDRPERAVGIHFFNPVHIMPIVEVVVAAQTDDDTLATAIALVEEMDKEPAVVRDFPGFASSRLGVTLGVEAMRMVEQGVASPEAIDTVMEIGYNHPMGPLKLTDVVGLDVRLDILEYLSEELGDRFRPPQILKQKVRAGETGKKSGEGFYVWEDGEAVGVSELWSDE
- a CDS encoding cyclase family protein; translated protein: MPQWYDLSQDFYEGMPHSVVHPSPAFETLSCVEEDTFNVTQFTAVTHVGTHIDAPKHFVPGGKTIDELPLETFAGEGVVVDVSREEPTEITLEQFEDAPGDVEDGDIVLVYTGWCHKYGDDDYDPHPWLSTEVAEYLVERDVELMGLDTITPDLASPFREEGWTEYPVHRTLLENDVLIAEHLGGLDAVAGERLEIYAFPLKIRNGDGAQARFVGRL
- a CDS encoding SCP2 sterol-binding domain-containing protein is translated as MATVLSEDWLRDAAPRVNDDDGFGRVSEAFEATVVFGVDGADTAAAFADGHVTVLGDPEYETWDVAMRAPEETWEKMLAETPPPRHHDLIGAWLQADLVIEGDLRLAMRHLRPLKRLVAAFREVETR